One part of the Lachnospiraceae bacterium JLR.KK002 genome encodes these proteins:
- a CDS encoding acetyl-CoA carboxylase biotin carboxyl carrier protein subunit codes for MKSYTITVNGNVYDVTVEENGAGAAAPAAPGRAATPAAAPAAPAAAPAPAAGGAGNVKIEAGAAGKVFSIDSKPGAAVKRGDTILVLEVMKMETPVVAPEDGTVASIDVTVGQAVEAGALLATLNN; via the coding sequence AAAGTTATACAATTACTGTTAATGGAAACGTTTATGATGTTACTGTAGAAGAAAACGGCGCAGGCGCAGCAGCACCGGCGGCACCCGGAAGAGCAGCGACTCCCGCAGCAGCACCGGCAGCTCCCGCAGCAGCACCGGCCCCGGCAGCAGGCGGAGCAGGAAATGTAAAGATTGAAGCAGGCGCAGCAGGAAAAGTATTCAGTATCGACAGCAAGCCGGGCGCAGCAGTAAAACGCGGCGATACCATTCTGGTACTGGAAGTTATGAAGATGGAAACGCCTGTCGTTGCACCGGAAGACGGAACGGTGGCAAGCATTGACGTAACCGTTGGACAGGCAGTAGAAGCAGGTGCGCTGCTGGCAACTTTGAATAATTAA